From Roseimicrobium gellanilyticum, a single genomic window includes:
- a CDS encoding PVC-type heme-binding CxxCH protein yields MRRTLLTSFTSALLLLGGAMDLHAAPVPLFDGQTLEGWEGDTKVWRVEDGVIVGGSMEGNPQNEFLATKKTYKNFRLRFEYKLVGTEGFVNGGVQFRSKRIPSPPNEMSGYQADIGAGYTGFLYDESRRKKMLASGDKDKIAEFEKPGEWNKYEIRAEGPRIILIVNGRQTIDYSEPDGSIEKEGLIALQIHGKCKAVISYRNITIEELAGDVVPEQSVIMQRFGDPAMAGTAPEAFKDGKFELKDDEVLVLTGQTNFVREQKTGNLEGWLTSAFAEKKPRFRSMAWEGDTVYEQWRDLNFGSWTSQMESAGATTVMAQFGQVEAFDGAVKVPAFTAAYHKLLDEFAARTHRLVLVSPMPFEKPLASHAPDLTKLNADVKAYADAVKAIAKQRGAVYVDLFTPLSERPATEPRLTDNGLHLNPEGLRVVASLIAKELGAGAKPATDNEELRTAIIEKNRLFFDCWRPANWSFVYGDRVAQLFGKSGGDVPSLRESFEHHKPLIAALDARIHSLARGEAPTEVIPKSPGYTAMPDSPEFTPEAEKATFTMMEGYETSLFASEKDDLVKPTQMSWDEKGRLYVACSPTYPHILAGSKPGDFILICEDTNHDGKVDKTTRFAEGLTMVQGVEPGAGGVYVCDFDELVHLKDTDGDGKADQRTVIYSGFGVGDTHQLVNSITRGPDGSLWFTQGLHAFSRVETPWGLSRLDKAGVWRLNPRTMRMDGFFNGGKAGHNCWGVAFDDYNQIFHKSGDRPDGYYTTPGTIRVQDPDQYHGIGSLFKTNPKTTALDIIGTKALPDDVQGHAVIGGYFGNVIEFHKFIDDGAGFVTEQLPKLLKSTSTAFRPVDVSVGPDGAIYVADWYNPIIGHYQASYADPRRDRTRGRIWRITYKGREPVKQPNLAAMKAPELLAQLRSPERWTRYQAKRLLFDMFTEEVVKATDAFVETLNAADKGYEHLLLEVIGVYEAHESVHPKLLDKLLEAKDARVRAYGARVAGAWADRLPDPLGLLTKCIRDENPRVRLEAIVALSYVEKPEAVEVAALALDSPRDRFIDYSLAQCVRALKPQWAKPLAEKKLDFGGNATHVAFVHKIADAAPVQEHPGKLIYDALCLNCHQPDGNGLQGIYPPLRNSEWVTGDKDALIKMIMHGLMGPITVAGQEYGRATPIPMPPSGLNDQQIAEVLTYIRKEHGKGASAVSTAEVEAVRGKHKDRTALWTLEELKK; encoded by the coding sequence ATGAGACGTACTTTGCTCACCTCTTTCACCAGCGCCTTGCTTCTGCTTGGTGGCGCGATGGATCTTCACGCGGCACCCGTGCCACTCTTCGACGGCCAAACGCTGGAAGGGTGGGAAGGTGACACCAAGGTCTGGCGAGTGGAGGACGGCGTCATTGTGGGAGGCTCCATGGAGGGCAATCCGCAGAATGAATTTCTTGCGACGAAAAAAACCTACAAGAACTTCCGCCTAAGGTTTGAGTACAAGCTGGTCGGTACGGAGGGCTTTGTGAATGGCGGGGTGCAGTTCCGCAGTAAACGCATTCCCAGTCCGCCGAATGAAATGAGCGGTTACCAGGCCGACATCGGCGCGGGATACACCGGCTTCCTCTACGACGAATCCCGCCGCAAGAAGATGCTGGCCTCCGGAGACAAGGACAAGATTGCGGAGTTCGAGAAGCCAGGTGAGTGGAACAAATACGAAATCCGCGCCGAAGGTCCTCGCATCATCCTGATCGTCAATGGCCGCCAGACCATCGACTACTCCGAGCCGGATGGCAGCATCGAGAAGGAAGGTCTCATCGCCCTGCAGATTCACGGCAAGTGCAAGGCAGTCATCTCCTACCGGAATATCACGATTGAAGAACTCGCAGGCGATGTGGTGCCTGAGCAGTCCGTGATCATGCAGCGCTTCGGCGATCCCGCGATGGCGGGCACCGCGCCGGAAGCTTTCAAGGATGGGAAGTTCGAACTCAAGGACGACGAGGTGCTGGTGCTCACGGGCCAGACGAACTTTGTACGCGAGCAGAAGACCGGGAACCTGGAGGGCTGGCTGACGTCTGCGTTCGCCGAAAAGAAGCCCCGGTTTCGCTCCATGGCTTGGGAGGGGGATACGGTCTATGAGCAGTGGCGCGACCTGAATTTCGGTTCTTGGACCTCGCAGATGGAGTCCGCCGGCGCCACCACGGTGATGGCGCAGTTCGGCCAGGTGGAGGCATTTGACGGTGCGGTGAAGGTACCTGCCTTCACCGCGGCTTACCATAAGCTGCTGGATGAGTTCGCGGCGCGCACGCACCGGCTCGTGCTGGTGTCTCCGATGCCTTTTGAGAAACCGCTCGCCTCCCACGCGCCGGATCTCACGAAGCTCAATGCAGACGTGAAGGCCTATGCCGATGCGGTGAAGGCCATCGCGAAGCAGCGCGGCGCGGTGTATGTGGATCTCTTCACTCCACTCAGCGAGCGTCCTGCCACGGAGCCGCGGCTCACGGACAACGGTCTTCACCTCAATCCAGAAGGCCTCCGCGTGGTGGCCTCTTTGATCGCCAAGGAACTCGGTGCTGGCGCCAAACCCGCCACGGACAACGAGGAATTGCGCACGGCCATCATTGAAAAGAACCGCCTCTTCTTCGATTGCTGGCGCCCGGCGAATTGGTCCTTTGTGTACGGCGATCGCGTGGCCCAGTTGTTCGGCAAATCCGGCGGAGATGTGCCCTCACTGCGAGAGAGCTTCGAGCATCACAAGCCGCTCATCGCTGCATTGGATGCGCGGATTCACTCGCTTGCACGTGGCGAGGCACCGACAGAAGTCATCCCGAAGAGCCCCGGCTATACAGCCATGCCGGATAGTCCCGAGTTCACGCCCGAGGCGGAAAAGGCCACCTTCACGATGATGGAGGGTTATGAGACCTCACTCTTTGCTTCGGAGAAAGATGACCTCGTGAAGCCCACGCAGATGTCCTGGGATGAGAAAGGCCGCCTCTATGTGGCCTGCTCACCGACCTATCCTCACATTCTTGCGGGTTCGAAGCCGGGAGACTTCATCCTGATCTGTGAAGACACGAACCACGACGGCAAGGTCGACAAGACTACGCGCTTCGCAGAAGGCCTCACCATGGTGCAGGGCGTGGAACCCGGTGCTGGTGGTGTATACGTATGCGACTTCGATGAGCTCGTGCATCTCAAGGACACGGATGGCGATGGCAAGGCTGATCAGCGTACGGTGATCTACTCCGGCTTCGGGGTGGGGGACACCCACCAGCTCGTGAACTCCATCACACGCGGACCCGATGGCAGCTTGTGGTTCACGCAGGGCCTGCATGCCTTCTCTAGGGTGGAAACACCTTGGGGGCTTTCCCGTCTGGACAAGGCTGGCGTGTGGAGGCTGAACCCGCGCACCATGCGCATGGATGGCTTCTTCAATGGCGGCAAGGCGGGCCACAACTGCTGGGGTGTGGCCTTCGATGACTACAATCAAATCTTCCACAAGTCCGGCGACCGTCCGGATGGTTATTACACCACGCCGGGCACCATCCGCGTGCAGGACCCGGATCAGTACCACGGCATTGGATCGCTCTTCAAAACGAACCCCAAGACGACAGCGCTCGACATCATTGGCACGAAGGCACTGCCGGATGACGTGCAGGGGCATGCGGTGATCGGAGGCTACTTCGGCAATGTGATTGAGTTTCACAAGTTTATCGATGACGGCGCAGGTTTCGTCACTGAACAGCTTCCCAAGCTCCTGAAGTCCACCTCCACCGCTTTCCGCCCAGTGGACGTGAGCGTGGGTCCGGATGGCGCCATCTATGTGGCGGACTGGTACAATCCCATCATCGGCCACTATCAGGCCAGCTATGCGGATCCCCGCCGCGACCGTACGCGCGGGCGCATTTGGCGCATCACCTACAAGGGGCGTGAGCCGGTGAAGCAACCGAATCTCGCCGCGATGAAAGCGCCGGAACTACTGGCACAACTGCGCTCACCGGAACGCTGGACGCGCTACCAGGCGAAGCGTCTGCTCTTTGACATGTTCACCGAGGAAGTCGTGAAAGCAACGGATGCCTTCGTAGAAACGTTGAACGCTGCTGACAAGGGTTACGAGCACCTGCTGCTGGAAGTCATCGGTGTGTATGAGGCCCATGAATCCGTGCACCCCAAGCTGCTGGACAAGCTTCTCGAGGCAAAAGATGCCCGTGTGCGTGCCTATGGCGCCCGTGTGGCGGGCGCGTGGGCGGATCGCCTTCCGGATCCGCTGGGCCTGCTGACCAAGTGCATTCGTGATGAGAATCCCCGTGTGCGTCTGGAGGCCATCGTTGCGCTCAGTTATGTGGAGAAGCCCGAGGCGGTGGAGGTCGCAGCCCTTGCGCTGGATTCTCCGAGGGACCGTTTCATCGACTACTCGCTCGCGCAATGTGTGCGTGCACTGAAGCCCCAGTGGGCCAAGCCACTTGCAGAGAAGAAGCTCGACTTCGGTGGCAACGCCACGCATGTAGCCTTCGTCCACAAGATCGCCGATGCCGCCCCTGTGCAGGAGCATCCCGGCAAGCTCATCTACGATGCCCTCTGCCTGAACTGCCACCAGCCTGATGGCAATGGCCTGCAAGGTATCTACCCTCCCCTGCGCAACAGCGAGTGGGTGACTGGTGACAAGGATGCGC
- a CDS encoding UDP-2,3-diacylglucosamine diphosphatase produces MSRKRKLRFKTIFISDVHLGVPECKAAQASHFLRNSICEKLVMNGDIIDAWALQRGGKWTKPHTHFVRTVLRKMEKENIEVIYTRGNHDDVLERFLPIVFDNLQIVQEHIHESPHGNYLVVHGDGFDHVTTNHKWMAQLGSVGYNSLLKLNRAYNAWRHWRGKEPFSFAKWVKAKVKGAVSFVGKFEEQLQELAKSKGCKGIICGHIHTPADKKVGDVHYINSGDWVESMTAIVEHLDRTFEVITYEEWCRRSNREPKGIMLNAPSAEPDETDDELQPAPVPASAEAATV; encoded by the coding sequence ATGTCCCGCAAACGCAAACTCCGGTTCAAGACCATCTTCATCTCCGATGTGCATCTCGGTGTCCCCGAGTGCAAGGCGGCCCAGGCCAGCCACTTCCTGCGCAATTCCATCTGCGAAAAGCTCGTGATGAACGGAGATATCATCGACGCGTGGGCACTGCAGCGTGGCGGCAAGTGGACGAAGCCGCACACCCACTTCGTGCGCACGGTGCTGCGCAAGATGGAAAAGGAGAACATCGAGGTGATCTACACCCGCGGAAATCACGATGACGTGCTGGAGCGCTTCCTGCCCATTGTGTTCGACAACCTGCAAATTGTGCAGGAGCACATCCACGAGTCCCCACATGGCAACTACCTCGTGGTGCATGGCGATGGCTTTGATCACGTCACCACGAATCACAAGTGGATGGCCCAGCTCGGCTCAGTGGGTTACAACAGCCTGCTCAAGCTGAACCGTGCCTACAACGCGTGGCGTCACTGGCGCGGCAAGGAACCCTTCTCCTTTGCCAAATGGGTGAAGGCCAAGGTAAAAGGCGCGGTGAGCTTCGTTGGCAAGTTTGAAGAGCAGCTTCAGGAGCTGGCGAAAAGCAAGGGCTGCAAGGGAATCATCTGCGGCCACATCCACACTCCTGCGGACAAGAAGGTGGGCGATGTGCACTACATCAACTCCGGCGATTGGGTGGAATCCATGACCGCGATTGTGGAGCACCTGGACCGCACCTTTGAAGTGATCACCTACGAGGAGTGGTGCCGCCGTTCCAACCGAGAGCCCAAGGGCATCATGCTCAACGCTCCCTCGGCCGAGCCCGACGAGACGGATGACGAGCTTCAGCCGGCGCCTGTGCCTGCCAGCGCCGAAGCAGCAACGGTATAG
- a CDS encoding glycosyltransferase family 4 protein, which yields MKFLLVSDTFPPDINGVARTLQTLSRGLAKRGHEVHVITTSEGARDENKKFGVQVQAVGAMPLPGYDGVRVGFASRNYFTRHIESLQPDAMYVAVETIMGCNAIRAAKLHNVRVVSGFHTNFHTYSQDYSVPILKSAATGYLKWVHNCTARTLTPSESTATQLRELGIENVGVLGRGVDTDLFNPDRRDEALRRSWGADGSTPVAIFVGRIAAEKNLPLVVRAFQCVRDQHSGARCVFVGDGPKAASLKEEHPEFIFAGARTGEDLASHYASADVFVFPSLTETFGNVLTEALASGLSTVSFDYAAANQHVRHGENGHVATFGDEPAFLAATDAALAHWQDVELRNAAARTAEKLSWNAIVEQFEQELAGTAFAFAS from the coding sequence ATGAAGTTCCTGCTCGTATCTGACACCTTCCCGCCTGACATCAACGGCGTGGCGCGCACCTTGCAAACCTTGTCGCGCGGCCTCGCCAAACGCGGGCATGAAGTCCATGTCATCACGACAAGCGAAGGCGCGAGGGATGAAAACAAGAAGTTTGGAGTGCAGGTGCAGGCGGTGGGAGCCATGCCGCTGCCAGGGTATGACGGTGTGCGAGTGGGCTTTGCGTCGAGAAACTACTTCACCCGCCACATCGAGTCCCTGCAGCCGGATGCCATGTATGTGGCCGTGGAAACCATCATGGGGTGCAATGCCATCCGCGCGGCCAAGCTGCACAACGTTCGTGTGGTTTCCGGGTTCCATACGAACTTCCACACCTATTCGCAGGACTACAGCGTCCCGATTCTGAAGAGTGCTGCGACGGGCTACTTGAAGTGGGTGCACAATTGCACGGCGCGCACGCTGACTCCCAGCGAAAGCACCGCCACCCAGCTCCGTGAGTTGGGAATCGAGAATGTGGGCGTGCTGGGACGGGGCGTGGATACGGATCTCTTTAATCCGGATCGCCGGGATGAAGCCCTGCGCCGCTCGTGGGGCGCGGACGGCAGCACACCGGTGGCGATCTTTGTGGGACGCATCGCTGCGGAGAAGAATCTGCCGCTTGTGGTGAGGGCCTTCCAGTGCGTCCGGGACCAGCATTCCGGCGCAAGGTGCGTCTTCGTAGGAGATGGACCGAAGGCAGCCAGTCTGAAGGAGGAGCATCCCGAGTTCATCTTTGCCGGCGCACGCACAGGTGAAGATCTCGCCAGTCACTACGCCAGCGCGGATGTATTTGTTTTTCCAAGCCTGACAGAGACGTTTGGCAATGTGCTCACCGAGGCGCTGGCCAGCGGTCTGAGCACCGTGAGTTTTGATTATGCCGCTGCGAATCAGCATGTGCGGCATGGAGAGAATGGCCACGTGGCCACTTTCGGTGATGAGCCCGCATTCCTTGCCGCTACGGACGCCGCGCTGGCGCACTGGCAGGATGTGGAGCTGCGCAACGCCGCAGCCCGCACAGCGGAGAAGCTTTCATGGAACGCCATTGTCGAGCAGTTCGAACAGGAACTGGCAGGCACGGCTTTTGCATTCGCTTCCTAG